The Candidatus Effluviviaceae Genus V sp. genome has a segment encoding these proteins:
- a CDS encoding DUF4159 domain-containing protein — protein sequence MPRRRLTRVIIAAAAALLLVPAAVVAAGDVFTVAQLKYRGGGDWYANPTALPNLLSAVRARTDIEVAPRAATVSPSSDDIFLHPFIYMTGHGRVALDDEEAASLRRYFERGGFLWADDNYGMDRSFREAMREVFPDLELVELPYDHDIYSSHFVFPSGLPKIHEHDGGPPHGYGIHLDGRLVVFYSFNTDIGDGMEDPEVHNDPPGKREAALKMGVNVVVYALTH from the coding sequence ATGCCCAGACGCCGCCTCACACGCGTCATCATCGCCGCGGCGGCCGCGCTGCTGCTTGTTCCGGCGGCTGTCGTGGCCGCGGGCGACGTCTTCACGGTGGCGCAGCTCAAGTACCGCGGGGGCGGCGACTGGTACGCGAACCCGACGGCCCTCCCGAACCTCCTGTCCGCCGTACGTGCGAGGACCGACATCGAGGTCGCTCCGCGGGCCGCGACAGTCTCTCCTTCGAGCGACGACATCTTTCTCCACCCCTTCATCTACATGACCGGACACGGGAGGGTCGCCCTCGACGACGAGGAGGCGGCGAGTCTGCGGCGCTACTTCGAGCGCGGGGGCTTCCTCTGGGCCGACGACAACTACGGCATGGACCGGTCTTTCAGAGAGGCCATGCGGGAGGTCTTCCCGGACCTCGAACTCGTGGAGCTTCCGTACGACCACGACATCTACTCGTCGCACTTCGTTTTCCCGAGCGGACTGCCGAAGATCCACGAGCACGACGGCGGCCCGCCGCACGGATACGGCATCCATCTCGACGGCAGGCTCGTTGTCTTCTACAGCTTCAACACCGACATCGGCGACGGCATGGAGGATCCCGAGGTGCACAACGACCCTCCCGGGAAGCGGGAGGCGGCGCTCAAAATGGGCGTCAACGTCGTCGTCTACGCGCTGACCCACTAG
- a CDS encoding pyridoxine 5'-phosphate synthase gives MRLSVNVDHVATIRQARGADEPDPVWAASQAELAGASGITVHLRGDRRHIQDRDVEVLKQTVAGVFNLEMKATEELLGVALGVLPDMVTLVPEGEGELTTQGGLDVMAEEKDVRRAASSLREAGVAVSLFVDPDVVQVERAKAVGADIVEIHTGLYADAGDPGAAERELERIRVAVGAAREMGLDVHGGHGLTYLNAAPVAAIPEISEVSIGHSIIARAVMVGIDLAVREMLALLDVA, from the coding sequence ATGCGGCTGTCCGTCAATGTCGATCACGTGGCGACCATCCGGCAGGCCCGGGGCGCCGACGAGCCGGACCCCGTGTGGGCGGCATCGCAGGCGGAGCTGGCCGGAGCTTCCGGGATCACGGTCCATCTGCGGGGAGACCGCCGCCATATCCAGGACAGGGACGTCGAGGTCCTGAAGCAGACGGTCGCGGGCGTTTTCAACCTGGAGATGAAGGCGACCGAGGAGCTGCTCGGTGTCGCACTCGGCGTGCTGCCGGACATGGTGACCCTCGTTCCCGAGGGCGAGGGGGAGCTGACGACGCAGGGCGGTCTCGACGTCATGGCCGAAGAGAAGGACGTGCGGCGGGCCGCGTCGTCACTCAGGGAGGCCGGTGTCGCCGTCAGCCTGTTCGTCGATCCGGACGTCGTGCAGGTCGAACGCGCGAAGGCGGTCGGCGCCGACATCGTTGAGATCCACACGGGTCTCTACGCCGACGCCGGGGATCCCGGCGCGGCCGAGAGGGAACTCGAGAGGATCCGTGTCGCGGTCGGTGCCGCCCGGGAGATGGGACTCGATGTGCACGGCGGGCACGGGCTGACGTATCTCAACGCGGCCCCCGTGGCGGCGATCCCGGAGATCAGTGAGGTCAGCATCGGGCACAGCATCATCGCACGGGCCGTCATGGTCGGCATCGACCTCGCGGTCCGGGAGATGCTGGCGCTGCTCGATGTCGCGTAG
- the secF gene encoding protein translocase subunit SecF — MEFVKDTHINFLGHRRAAFIFSLILIGVGVVSLLVQGGPKLGIDFQGGILLQVRFEKPIEAERIRDTLAGIGLGGAEIQHFGNDREAIIRVSEEDDVDLTSQIVEALNAENPDNNAEVRREELVGPKVGKELQSKATQAIIYALIGILIYISIRFEFRFAVGAVAALVHDVLITLGIFSMTGFEITLPVVAALLTIVGYSLNDTIVIYDRIREDKRKLYGRSFVEIVNTSLNESLSRTLVTSLTTLLVVLCLFIFGGEVIRDFAFALMVGVIIGTYSSIYVASPLVVEWQIAQDARRRRKR, encoded by the coding sequence ATGGAGTTTGTCAAGGACACCCACATCAACTTCCTCGGGCACAGGCGGGCCGCCTTCATCTTCTCGCTGATCCTGATCGGCGTGGGCGTCGTCTCGCTGCTCGTTCAGGGCGGCCCGAAGCTCGGCATCGACTTCCAGGGCGGCATCCTCCTGCAGGTCCGCTTCGAGAAGCCGATCGAGGCCGAGCGGATCCGTGACACGCTCGCCGGCATCGGGCTGGGCGGGGCCGAGATCCAGCATTTCGGCAACGACCGGGAGGCGATCATCCGCGTCAGCGAGGAGGACGACGTCGACCTGACGTCGCAGATCGTCGAAGCTCTCAACGCCGAGAACCCCGACAACAACGCAGAAGTGCGGCGCGAGGAACTCGTCGGTCCGAAGGTGGGAAAGGAACTCCAGTCGAAGGCGACGCAGGCGATCATCTACGCGCTCATCGGCATCCTCATCTACATCTCGATCCGCTTCGAGTTCAGATTCGCGGTGGGTGCCGTGGCGGCGCTCGTCCACGACGTGCTCATCACGCTCGGCATCTTCTCGATGACGGGATTCGAGATCACACTGCCGGTCGTTGCGGCGCTTCTCACGATCGTCGGCTACTCACTGAACGACACGATCGTCATCTACGACCGCATCCGCGAGGACAAGAGGAAGCTGTACGGTCGGAGCTTCGTCGAGATCGTCAACACGAGCCTGAACGAGTCGCTCTCGAGAACGCTCGTGACGTCCCTGACGACGCTCCTCGTGGTCCTCTGTCTCTTCATCTTCGGCGGCGAGGTCATCCGCGACTTCGCGTTCGCGCTGATGGTCGGCGTCATCATCGGTACGTACTCGTCGATCTACGTGGCGAGCCCGCTGGTCGTCGAGTGGCAGATCGCTCAGGACGCGAGGCGCCGGAGGAAGCGGTAG
- the secD gene encoding protein translocase subunit SecD, with product MTSNLRWKVLLVLIVVVLSAWRASYTFRYLSLDEEQKAAMPAETVEELEARSLRLGLDLKGGMHLVLEVDKEGLPADEARDVMDRALEVINNRIDEFGVAEPSIQREGENRIIVQLPGLRDEQRAKRLIGKTALLEFVPVATPDVYDLAFRAIDRALVDTMRAHGELPEEDELVLSEAEQAARERPVTAKAILPGDIPYFAEEDVPWVREQLERLDLDEILPHKEGQPGVPRVRIAWDNETRTMQDGKEYRAFYLLEDEAIMTGSVVVSAEVRPGLDPDYPNSPGVQLRLSRSGGRIFADYTGEHVGEYLAMVLDGVVQSAPVIRDRIPAGTPASITGTFTDAQAKDLSIVLRAGRLPAPMTVVEERTVGPSLGRDSITLGVRAMLIGGILVVLFMLLYYRASGLVAIGALAINILVVVALMSSLPVSPKPALTLPGLAGIILTIGMAVDANVLIFERIREEIRNQKTVRAAIRDGYERAFTTILDANVTTLIAAAVLLQFGTGPVKGFAVTLSLGILASMFTAIVATRVVFDLVTLSRNVKRLSI from the coding sequence ATGACGTCAAACCTGCGGTGGAAGGTACTGCTCGTTCTCATCGTCGTCGTCCTGTCGGCGTGGCGGGCCTCGTACACCTTCCGTTATCTATCGCTCGATGAGGAGCAGAAGGCCGCGATGCCGGCCGAGACGGTCGAGGAACTCGAGGCGCGGTCGCTGCGTCTCGGCCTGGACCTCAAGGGTGGAATGCACCTCGTTCTGGAGGTGGACAAGGAGGGGCTCCCGGCCGACGAGGCCAGGGACGTGATGGACCGCGCCCTCGAGGTGATCAACAACCGCATCGACGAGTTCGGTGTGGCCGAGCCGTCCATCCAGCGGGAGGGCGAGAACAGGATCATCGTCCAGCTGCCCGGGCTCCGGGACGAACAGCGGGCCAAGCGGCTCATCGGCAAGACCGCGCTCCTCGAGTTCGTGCCCGTGGCGACGCCCGACGTGTACGACCTGGCCTTCCGCGCCATCGACCGTGCGCTCGTGGACACCATGAGGGCGCACGGCGAGCTGCCCGAGGAGGACGAGCTGGTTCTCTCCGAGGCGGAGCAGGCGGCGCGCGAGCGTCCCGTGACGGCGAAGGCAATCCTGCCGGGCGACATCCCCTACTTCGCCGAGGAGGATGTCCCCTGGGTCAGGGAGCAGCTCGAACGCCTCGACCTCGACGAGATTCTGCCGCACAAGGAGGGGCAGCCCGGCGTCCCGCGCGTCAGGATCGCCTGGGACAACGAGACCCGGACGATGCAGGACGGGAAGGAGTACCGCGCGTTCTACCTCCTCGAGGACGAGGCGATCATGACAGGCTCTGTCGTCGTCTCCGCCGAGGTCAGGCCAGGGCTCGATCCCGACTACCCGAACTCGCCCGGTGTCCAGCTCCGCCTTTCGCGGAGCGGCGGCCGCATCTTCGCCGACTACACCGGAGAGCACGTCGGCGAGTACCTCGCGATGGTGCTCGACGGCGTCGTGCAGTCGGCGCCCGTGATCCGCGACAGGATCCCCGCCGGCACCCCCGCCTCGATCACCGGGACGTTCACCGACGCACAGGCGAAGGACCTGTCCATCGTGCTCCGCGCCGGCCGGCTGCCGGCGCCGATGACGGTCGTCGAGGAGAGGACGGTCGGTCCGTCGCTGGGACGTGACTCGATCACCCTCGGCGTTCGCGCGATGTTGATCGGCGGCATCCTCGTGGTCCTGTTCATGCTGCTCTACTACCGTGCGTCCGGTCTGGTGGCCATCGGGGCGCTCGCGATCAACATCCTCGTGGTCGTCGCCCTGATGTCGTCGCTCCCCGTGAGCCCGAAGCCGGCGCTGACGCTGCCGGGCCTCGCGGGCATCATCCTGACGATCGGAATGGCGGTCGACGCCAATGTCCTCATCTTCGAGCGCATCCGCGAGGAGATCCGAAACCAGAAGACGGTCCGCGCCGCCATCAGGGACGGTTACGAGCGGGCCTTCACGACGATTCTCGACGCCAATGTCACGACGCTCATCGCGGCGGCCGTGCTCCTTCAGTTCGGCACGGGCCCCGTCAAGGGTTTCGCGGTAACGCTCTCGCTGGGCATTCTCGCCAGCATGTTCACAGCGATCGTGGCGACCCGCGTCGTGTTCGACCTCGTGACGCTCAGCCGGAACGTGAAGCGCCTGAGTATCTAG
- a CDS encoding tetratricopeptide repeat protein, translating into MRHALPALAAVVLLATLLSGDIVAREPRRPDRVASELAVARHALVMGDVDEAVRLSEELYRRYPDEDRVFWALAKTYQAADLQRERLVPLLKARLEQRPDDDRVMMELGETYARLAEFDRAHEIWLERARKGRADVVRYSEVGALEVRYRMYERAVEIYLEGRRVSGTQTFFSEELAQLYTLLGEHEKALDECFTTAREHPGMDQWAANRVEQMLDDGADERLVRRRVDAVMSSETATPGELSLAGSVSLALGSYDDALRAFELADARAGAEGRMLMEFAEILNDEGLPGRARDAYRLVVERYEGTVNAAVSGIYAARLLVDVGRPDEAAAELEELTTTTPEHPIRGEALLEKAEIQLESLDDPTGALATLDRIPDGARFRQRSVRDRVDLLRIDALLALGRLEDAAGTAAAILGGKPRDETRHRARYYLGYVAFLDLDIEGSLERLRELVEEDPAGVLVNDALRLMLVLSDAQETGDVVPVRRLAEAHAALLSGDLAEAESRLETLVESAGLEPVASEALMLLGRVHEMSGDYDAALETYAEATGEGRTLATRAEAHMRRGAILTGELGRPGEALAEYAMLIEQLPSNFLTGEARRRAEAIRREEGL; encoded by the coding sequence GTGAGACACGCCCTTCCCGCACTCGCCGCCGTCGTACTGCTGGCGACGCTTCTGTCCGGCGACATCGTCGCGCGGGAGCCGCGCCGCCCGGACCGGGTCGCGTCGGAGCTCGCGGTGGCGCGACACGCGCTCGTCATGGGGGACGTCGACGAGGCCGTCCGCCTCTCCGAGGAGCTCTATCGGAGGTATCCCGACGAGGACCGCGTGTTCTGGGCGCTGGCGAAGACCTACCAGGCCGCCGACCTCCAGAGGGAGCGGCTGGTGCCGCTCCTCAAGGCGCGGCTGGAGCAGAGGCCCGACGACGACCGCGTCATGATGGAACTCGGGGAGACCTACGCACGGCTCGCGGAGTTCGACCGCGCTCACGAGATCTGGCTGGAGCGTGCCCGCAAGGGACGTGCGGACGTGGTCAGGTACTCGGAGGTCGGGGCGCTCGAGGTACGCTACCGGATGTACGAGCGCGCCGTCGAGATCTACCTCGAGGGACGGCGTGTGTCCGGCACGCAGACCTTCTTCAGCGAGGAGCTGGCGCAGCTCTACACTCTTCTCGGTGAGCATGAGAAGGCACTCGACGAGTGCTTCACCACGGCGCGCGAACACCCGGGGATGGACCAGTGGGCCGCCAACCGCGTCGAGCAGATGCTCGACGACGGGGCGGATGAACGACTGGTCCGCCGCCGGGTTGACGCCGTCATGTCCTCCGAGACGGCCACGCCGGGCGAGCTCAGCCTCGCGGGTAGCGTATCGCTGGCGCTTGGCTCATACGACGACGCCCTCAGGGCATTCGAGCTGGCCGACGCGCGGGCCGGCGCAGAGGGCCGCATGCTCATGGAGTTCGCGGAGATCCTCAACGACGAGGGACTTCCGGGCCGCGCGCGGGACGCCTACCGGCTCGTCGTCGAGCGCTACGAGGGCACGGTCAACGCCGCCGTGTCGGGGATCTACGCGGCGCGGCTCCTCGTCGATGTCGGCCGGCCCGATGAGGCGGCCGCGGAGCTCGAGGAGCTGACAACGACCACCCCTGAGCATCCCATACGCGGCGAGGCGCTTCTGGAGAAGGCGGAGATCCAGCTTGAGTCGCTCGACGACCCGACCGGGGCACTCGCGACGCTCGATCGCATTCCCGACGGGGCGCGGTTCCGCCAGCGGTCCGTTCGGGACCGTGTCGACCTCCTGAGGATCGACGCGCTGCTCGCGCTCGGGCGACTGGAGGACGCCGCCGGGACCGCCGCGGCAATCCTGGGGGGGAAGCCCCGGGACGAGACGCGGCATCGCGCGAGATACTACCTGGGTTATGTGGCGTTTCTCGACCTCGACATCGAGGGGTCCCTCGAGCGGCTTCGTGAGCTCGTCGAGGAGGACCCGGCGGGTGTGCTCGTCAACGACGCGCTCCGACTGATGCTCGTGCTCTCCGACGCGCAGGAGACGGGCGACGTCGTCCCGGTCCGGCGGCTGGCCGAGGCGCACGCGGCGCTTCTGTCGGGCGACCTGGCGGAGGCCGAGTCCCGGCTGGAGACGCTGGTCGAGAGCGCCGGGCTCGAGCCGGTGGCCTCGGAGGCCCTGATGCTTCTCGGGCGCGTCCACGAGATGTCGGGCGACTACGACGCCGCGCTCGAGACTTACGCGGAGGCGACCGGAGAGGGCAGGACCCTCGCGACGCGGGCCGAGGCACACATGCGCAGGGGCGCGATACTCACCGGCGAGCTCGGGAGGCCGGGTGAGGCACTCGCCGAGTACGCGATGTTGATCGAACAGCTCCCGTCGAACTTCCTGACCGGCGAGGCCCGGCGCCGCGCCGAGGCCATACGGCGTGAGGAGGGACTGTAG
- a CDS encoding asparagine synthetase B translates to MTRTLPALIVLLLVAQVAAGTILVPMDLTQDDHLKAYGVAYWALEKGYRVEWLLNYRNGSFHILDGGPDVASECNFRGVAWEEIDGAQMTDMYAAIEEGNMEVVLLEKAPEVALYAPELEELWDDAVMLALEYAEIPYTVLWDEEVLSGELDRYDWLHLHHEDFTGQYGKFYASFRNAEWYRRQVADYEASAREQGYPSVSKHKKAVARGIRDYVARGGFLFAMCSATDSYDIALAAEGVDIVDTPYDGNPPEPSCQERLDFGRCVAFEEFQLITSPLVYEFSDIDMTQTANARPEEVDYFTLFEFSAKIDPVPTMLTQCHTNVVKGFMGQTTSYRRPLIKRHVTVLADYPETEEVKYIHGNVGRGTFTFLGGHDPEDYRHMIGDPPTILSMHRNSPGYRLILNNILFPAAEKKERKT, encoded by the coding sequence ATGACGCGAACACTCCCGGCTCTCATCGTTCTGCTGCTCGTCGCCCAGGTCGCCGCGGGGACGATCCTCGTGCCGATGGACCTGACGCAGGACGACCACCTCAAGGCCTACGGTGTCGCCTACTGGGCGCTCGAGAAGGGCTACCGGGTCGAGTGGCTCCTGAACTACCGCAACGGTTCGTTTCACATCCTCGACGGCGGGCCGGACGTCGCCAGCGAGTGCAACTTCCGGGGGGTGGCCTGGGAGGAGATCGACGGTGCGCAGATGACCGACATGTACGCCGCGATCGAGGAGGGCAACATGGAGGTCGTCCTGCTCGAGAAGGCCCCCGAGGTCGCGCTCTACGCTCCCGAGCTCGAGGAACTCTGGGACGACGCGGTGATGCTCGCCCTCGAGTACGCCGAGATCCCCTACACGGTCCTCTGGGATGAGGAGGTCCTCTCGGGAGAGCTCGACCGGTACGACTGGCTGCACCTGCATCACGAGGATTTCACCGGGCAGTACGGCAAGTTCTACGCGTCCTTCCGGAACGCCGAGTGGTACCGGCGGCAGGTGGCCGACTACGAGGCATCGGCCCGGGAGCAGGGGTATCCGTCAGTCTCTAAGCACAAGAAGGCTGTGGCCCGTGGCATCCGCGACTACGTCGCGCGCGGCGGCTTCCTCTTCGCCATGTGCTCCGCGACCGACAGCTACGACATCGCTCTCGCGGCGGAGGGGGTCGACATCGTCGACACGCCGTACGATGGGAATCCCCCAGAGCCCAGCTGCCAGGAGAGGCTCGACTTCGGACGCTGCGTGGCGTTCGAGGAGTTCCAGCTCATCACCAGTCCGCTGGTCTACGAGTTCTCCGACATCGACATGACTCAGACAGCGAACGCGCGGCCGGAGGAGGTCGACTACTTCACGCTCTTCGAGTTCTCCGCGAAGATCGACCCCGTCCCCACGATGCTGACGCAGTGCCACACGAACGTCGTGAAGGGGTTCATGGGGCAGACCACGAGCTACCGGCGCCCGCTCATCAAGCGCCACGTCACCGTGCTGGCGGACTACCCGGAGACCGAGGAGGTGAAGTACATCCACGGGAATGTCGGCCGCGGCACCTTCACGTTCCTCGGGGGACACGACCCCGAGGACTACCGGCACATGATCGGCGACCCTCCCACCATCCTCTCGATGCACAGGAACTCACCGGGCTATCGCCTGATCCTCAACAACATTCTCTTCCCGGCGGCCGAGAAGAAGGAGCGGAAGACGTAG